The DNA segment CGCGCTGGCGTTGGCCACGCACCGGGTCGTGGTCAAGCGCCCGCGCAAAGCGCCTTGCATTGACGGGCCGAAGCCTAGCCATGCGCTGGATGGCAAGTCGAGCCGGTATGACATTTACCCGAAAAAAGCGCTAAAACCTTAACAGCAGCTTCGAGTGGCAAGCTACAAGCTGCAAGCCAAAGCGAGAGTCTGCGCCGTCGCTTGTAGCTAGAAGCTAGAAGCTTGCAGCTGCCTATCTCCGATAGGCTCGCATAAACAACCCCACCACCTCGCGCACATGGCTCTCCGCCGCGTCGCCAGTCAGCGGCTCACCGCAGCCATACAACAAACGAAAATTCCCCGCGCCCTTGATCAGGCAGAAGAAGTGCTCGGCCGCGTTGCGTGGTTGGTCGATGCTCAGCGCGCCAGTTTCGTTGATTTTCGCCAGAAGCCCCTCCATGCCGTTCACCACGCGCTCCGGGCCGGCCTGGAAAAAGATCAGCGACAGGTTCGGGTCCTGACTGCCCAGCGCCATGATCAGCCGGTGCAGATTTACCGATTCCTCACTGTTGATCAGTTGATGAAAGCCTCGGGCAATGTTCAGCAACACATTTTCCACCGCAATGCCTTCCGGCAATTCGAAGAACAGCGGCGGTAATTGTTCTTCGCATTTGGCCACCACCGCGGCAGAGAACAAGGTCTCCTTGTCGTTGAAATGGCTGTAGACCGTCAGCTTTGACACGCCGGCCTCGCTGGCCACCGCGTCCATGCTGGTGTTGGCGTAACCGTGCGTAAGAAAGAGGATTTTCGCCGCGTCGAGGATGGCTTGGCGCTTGGCCAGATCCTTGGGGCGGCCTGGGCCGTTTGGAGCTGCAGGATTGTTCGACATTCTTCGCTTTTAATACTGGACTGGTGAGTTTGCTATTAATACCATACCGGCCAGTATAAATATTCCAAGCACCATTAGCGAAAGGTCCGTCACCATGTTCCGCCATGCGTTGTCCTTTGCACTGCCAGCGAGTCTGGCGTTTCTGTTGTCGGCGTGCGGTCAGGAAGAGGTGACGCAAGTCACCGTGCGACCGGCCATGGTGGTGCAGCCAGAGCCTTCGGCGCAGGCGATGGAAAGTTATCCCGGTGAAGTCCGTGCGCGTTACGAGCCGGACCTGGCGTTTCGTATTGGCGGCAAAGTCAGCCGACGAGTGGTCGATGAAGGCCAGCGCGTGAAAGCGGACCAGCCCTTGGCCGAACTCGATCCGCAGGATGTACGCCTGCAACTGGAAGCCACGCGCGCCCAGGTCGCTGCCGCCGAAGCCAATCTGAATCTGGTGCGCGCCGAGCGGGATCGCTACAAAACCCTGATGGAGCGGCAGATGGTCAGCCGCTCGGCCTACGACAACGCCGAAAATCTATACCGCTCCGGCGAAGCACGCCTTAAACAAATCAAAGCCGAATTCAACGTCTCCACCAACCAGGCCAGCTACGCGGTACTGCGCGCGCCGCAGGATGGCGTAGTGGCCAAGCGTTCGGTGGAGGTTGGTCAAGTGGTCGCTGCCGGGCAAACCGTGTTCACCCTCGCCACCGACGGTGAACGTGAAGTCTTGATCAGCCTGCCGGAGCAAAGCTTCGGCCGCTTCAAGGTCGGCCAGCCGGTTACCGTCGAATTGTGGACCCAGCAGAACCAGCGCTTCGCCGGGCAAATCCGCGAATTGTCGCCAGCGGCCGATCCGCGCTCGCGCACCTTTGCCGCACGGATTTCCTTTGCCAGCGGCAAAGTCCCGGCTGAGCTGGGCCAAAGCGCGCGGGTCTTCGTGCAATCTGCCGACAGCGTGTCCTTGTCGGTGCCGCTGTCGGCGCTCACTGCCGAAAACGGCGCGACCTACGTCTGGGTCGTCAGCGCCAACAATACCTTGAAGAAAACCCCGGTGCGCGTCGG comes from the Pseudomonas granadensis genome and includes:
- a CDS encoding TetR/AcrR family transcriptional regulator: MSNNPAAPNGPGRPKDLAKRQAILDAAKILFLTHGYANTSMDAVASEAGVSKLTVYSHFNDKETLFSAAVVAKCEEQLPPLFFELPEGIAVENVLLNIARGFHQLINSEESVNLHRLIMALGSQDPNLSLIFFQAGPERVVNGMEGLLAKINETGALSIDQPRNAAEHFFCLIKGAGNFRLLYGCGEPLTGDAAESHVREVVGLFMRAYRR
- a CDS encoding efflux RND transporter periplasmic adaptor subunit, which codes for MFRHALSFALPASLAFLLSACGQEEVTQVTVRPAMVVQPEPSAQAMESYPGEVRARYEPDLAFRIGGKVSRRVVDEGQRVKADQPLAELDPQDVRLQLEATRAQVAAAEANLNLVRAERDRYKTLMERQMVSRSAYDNAENLYRSGEARLKQIKAEFNVSTNQASYAVLRAPQDGVVAKRSVEVGQVVAAGQTVFTLATDGEREVLISLPEQSFGRFKVGQPVTVELWTQQNQRFAGQIRELSPAADPRSRTFAARISFASGKVPAELGQSARVFVQSADSVSLSVPLSALTAENGATYVWVVSANNTLKKTPVRVGPFGEKTVPVLEGLSASDWVVAAGVHVLLEGQQVRPVDRSNRVVNLANKE